tattataaaacattaataatgaaactcaatatattttaaattatattttttatgatttttattttaactttatttataaTCGAGAGGATAATAAAAGATTAGCTAAATTATGTATtatatttttgtattatttttaatcttttgCATTTgcattattttaattaagtgtttattttgttataaaacatttaaagtaaaaaatatatttgcgTTATAgaactgaaaaattaaaataatgatttgatatgtgatgtgatgtgaccttaatttaaaaaatccaaagttcttttctttttaaattgatttgtataaaaattaattttaaaataaaaaagctaTTTTCGACttataaaactgaaaaaaattaaaattaatgtttttagTATGTGagatgaaattaatttaaaaaaaatattaaaaaacctTTTTTccgttttaaattaatttacataaaaattgattaaaaataaaagatagagctaataaaattttaactccatttaagtgaaaataatatatatatatataatcaacctaaaattttataatttatagtttataaataaaatttcataattatcataagaaaatattaataaaattttatttattagaaaattaaatttttattctaatttttaacCTTTTCTATTTATAAGATATTGGTGTAATTTTATGTTTTCTTaatgtttaatttattaaacCTAATTCACTTAAcaagtattttaataaaatatttttcaatttcaatctacttaatttagaaaaatatttcttttttatttaatcatgACATTAATGACTATTGTATGATGtacaagtttaatgtttatttatgtaaaataatgataaattttagtttttaaaatactctatataaataaataaataatttattatttaatttttataatataagaaaatttattgattaattttttaattttaaaaaatatattaaaatattcctaatatattaaaaaaatttataaattaatcatttgttaattttaaatattaaatgtttttactatttaatttttataatataaaaaatttatcaattaatctcttaattttattaaaatataaattaattagtcaaaaattaaagatacgttaaaattttctcaataattagattaaaattaatgaaatgattgaatttttaagtttttaatagttttttaaattataatttcatatactttataaaaataatatattattcattTTGTGCGctacaatttataaaaaaattttatttttattttattattaaatatcatatttaaaaaaatatatttatcaactatttatataaaaatatatttataaacttaatttttatacaaatattttttaaaaagtaaataataaaaataaaaaactgtatttaattttaaaaaaataaaaattttacaacaCAACCTTAATTTCACTATATACAAAAATGttaagttttttaataaaagaaatgcTCTAAGCAAGTTACGAAATTAATGAtgttaattaagtaattttgcaTAAAGTTATgagattttgttaaaaaaataaaaattaaaaaattcaacggTGCAATTTGATTTATGGATAAGTTTTCAAGATGGAGTAACGGTTGATATAGTAGGCATTATTACATGCGTGAAATCAAAACTATGTGCCCAGCTGCTAGCTTGTCATTTTCTATGACTAATGAAAAATCTGGTTGAAAATGATTATCAAatcaagctttttttttttttttttttttttttttttttttttctgttcgtTAGTTATTGTTTAATCCGATGGAATTAAAAAGCTTAAGCATGAGAATTGAAGACGATATCCGCTGGTCTGTCAAGCATGAGGGTCTTTTTAAACGCAGTGTTGGTAATAAATTTTTCCACTCTTAGAATCTTaccatttgaatttattttttaatattttaatattaaattttaaatgtaattaaattttaatattattgattcgAATATTatgattcttaatttaaaatttataattttttttatttaattttacattcTAGCGATTCGGATATATAAAGTatataaattgtaatttaatctaaatttggtgaatttatataaataagtaaattttcATTCCATTCATTATTTATAAAGAATTTATTAAAtctaatattttcaaattttaaaattttatttatttttactataaaaGGCATATATAACatctttttagttatttttcttttacgagctatttttttctatttttttagttattttatttaagtaattatattattgatgaattctcatgaatttatatataaaaaaccttTCATCCtttcaataattattaattaaatttcctGCTCTggtattcaatttaatttaaaatcagtcAGTAAACACTGCATTAGGAGCGGCCGattgtatataattttaaaagttcataatttataatataatacatatatgttatttgaaaaatatttctaattagataaatgataattttatatttatcaaaatatgtaattataatatatatttttttaaaatatatattctatttattttataatttttattcatttatttattttaattgtccCAAAATCattgatatttttctaaattatagtaatattttttttaaattataataatatataaattgattattataattttattttattttattttatttttaaattttttttaaaaaccttttaatatttaataaaatttaatatatttaaaataaatataattaaaaattaataaaaaaattgtatttcttAATAATATGTGTGAGTAAGTAAAATGAGACGCACGAATTTTATAATTCGATTCTTAATTCTCATCTGAATCTAAATTTGACGGTTATGAATTTTTCAGGTAATtgcttaaaaataattaaaattgtatcCAGATAGCTCTTGCCAGAACCCATCTTGTTAGTTATGGATAATGGTTGCGAAACCatattttgaattttgtttGAGCTCTTTTACTGTAATCATGTGGACCAAAGACACCATACTATTTCACGTGGATCATCTGACCACACAACTGTTAGTGAGAAAGATTCACGTAATTATGTAAACTTCCTCGTGTAGGTCTCCTAGGCTTCCTCTAATTCTTGCAATGTACTGTACTTGGCTACTTCCCTGAAAGGCCTTGCTTTCTTCCTGCGTCTTATGACTTGCCTTGATGGTTTGGTGATAGGCGAGCAAAGCATTGGAGGTCGGTCCAAGTCTTTCAGCCCATTATAGCCCATTTTTCAACAATGGCATTATCCGTTCACAAGCCCAATAAGAAGGTCGCCTTTATATGCAAATTAGGGTTTTTGATTTGAAGAAATACAGAAACGGTGACGTAGTTGTCAACTACCGGCTACCGAGGGAAAGAAACAAAACAACAGTTTGAGCGATTGCGTTTCAGCTATTTTACGCTTGGAAGAATTCGGCGGCAAGTTTAACTGAGAAGTGAAGATATTGTGCTCTCGGCGTTGTTGCAGAGTATCTAGGGTTTAGCAGATAGGCAAGAGATGCTGTACATAATAGGTCTAGGATTGGGAGATGAGAAGGACATCACATTAAGAGGCCTAGAAGCTGTGAAGAAATGTGAGAAGGTGTACATGGAAGCTTACACTTCTCTCCTCTCTTTTGGTCTCTCCACTGATGGACTTTCCACTCTGGTACTTGTTTGAACCTCTCtgtttctatttttataatctAATAATTGTTTCATGCCTTTGATATCTAAATTTACTTTGtggattttgaatttgatttttaagGAAAATTTATATGGGAAACCAATTACCTTTGCTGATAGAGAGATGGTAGAAGAGAAGGCTGACGATATATTGTCATCAGCTCGTACATCTGATGTGGCTTTCCTTGTTGTTGGAGATCCTTTTGGGTATGTAATCTCTtgaattttactatatttttgtTTGCTGTTCCGTTTTGATTGCATAATTTGACTGcagtttttaatatttgtaCGTGCTCTGATTTTGAAGTTGTTCTTCTCTGGATAATTTGATTTGGAATGCAGAGCTACAACACATACAGATCTTGTTGTTCGAGCAAAGGAATTGGGTATTGATTTCAAAGTGGTACACAATGCTTCTGTGATGAATGCTGTAGGGATTTGTGGATTACAGTTATATCGCTATGGAGAGACTGTTTCCATCCCTTTTTTTACTGATACATGGAGACCTGATAGCTTTTATGAAAAGATCAAAAGAAATCGTGAACTAGGATTGCATACACTTTGTTTATTGGGTGAGCCTGTTATTTAACGAATTTACTTTGCTGTTGCCTATTTTGTGTGATATCTTAGTGATCAAATATCTGCTTTTCTCCATTACAGATATAAGAGTAAAGGAACCTTCTTGGGAATCCTTGTCCAGGTGTGTGTTAAAGGTTATTGATCAAAGCCTTTAAGTTTTACCTTGGAGATAAATTTTTTCTCCATTACAGATAACTATTGATGAACTCATCACTTTCAAATTGTTTTTAGAGGAAGGAAGAAGTATGAACCCCCTAGATACATGACTATAAACACTGCAATTGAGCAACTCTTGGAGATTGAGGAAAGACGTGGGGAATCTGGTGAGACTCAACAAGTGTTTTGCTATCTTTACACATTCATGTTGCAACGTATTTTGTGCATTCTTTCTATTTTTGCATGGAACAACAATCTGTAACCTCCACGTGTTTTGTTTTAAATAAGCTAAATCTTTAGCTCTTTATTTGACAATTGTgaccttctttcttttttcctttcccCTAAGCTTGCTGATCCTATTTCtgttcttatttctattttttagtgTTGCAGAAGCTGTGGCAGTTTTGTCTATATATGAGGCATCAGTTTATGGaacaattaaattcaattagCTGTGACCGTTAGAAACAACCCCATGCCTTGCAGATAAAggggaaaaggggaaaaaccaTCTTACTAAAATAGATTGATGTTTACCACTTCTACTTTTATAGTGTCCACTAAATTGTCGTATCAATTGAGTTGGTTGCAGCTGTATAATCAACCACTATAAAATGAAAGGTAATCTTACGGAAGAGGGTTTGTGGGATTGATCGTGACCTGATATATAATGACTGCACTTGCTATCCTCCAACAAAAAGTATGTTCGATGTTAGCTATTATATTGTTCTCTATAACCTATTAGGCTATTATACTATCTTCCTAGCCTCAACTTATGCTTTTTAACCTTTGAGCAACTCTTTCTTGCGTGTTTTTGGCTATTGACTCAAATCTTTAAATAGAAATGAGCTTTCCGTATCTGTGTATCTACCAACTTTGGCATGATAAAAGCTATCCATTTTTGAATTACATTCCTTTGTTCAAATAATAGAGGATCAAGAATAATAGAATCTCATAATTCTTTGTTTATGGATGTCGTGCTCTGCTAAATTAGTTACTTTCTGGTGGGAAGTATGCAATTAGAGTGTTTTACATGGGTAGGCTCTTCATTTAGATCTTAGGTCCCTGTACTCTGCCAGGCATCAAATGCACGTAGAGGGCTGCCTACTTTCCTTATCCCTGATAGACTTTGTGATGATGCTAAACTTTTGAACCTTCTTTAGGTGCTACATTTTGGCTTTTAAGCTTCTTAATTAAAAGCAATTTGTTTCCCCAAATGAAGACGTGCAAATAAGTTTCTAACCACGGCATGTTTGCAATTCTTCCCTTGCAGCATACAATGAAGATACTAGATGTGTTGGCTTTGCTCGGTTGGGAAGTGAGGATCAAATGATAGTTACTGGAACAATGAAGCAACTGCTGGCAGTTGATTTTGGAGCACCCTTGCATTGTCTTGTAATTGTGGGGAAGACCCATCCCCTAGAAGAAGAAATGCTGGATGTTTACAAACTCGAAGGAGGGAGTCCACACCAAAAAGATGATGGAAGTGTATAATGTTTCTCTAAGAGAAATATGTTTTATGTCTGATTTTTTGTCTTGTTGAAGAAGAAAATTTTCCCGGGAATTCAGCTTAGTGTTTAATGTGCATGGTGCATTTACAACTTGTTGGTGGAGAGAGGATTAAGTACCTCATTTGCATTTTCTACTTGGCCACTACTGTTGAAAAGTTGGTGCAGGAAGAGGAGATCCATTTTTCGCTTGCATGAGGAGCCAAGCCAACTCCTCCACTCCAGGCGTAATGCAACGTTCACTCAATATCCTATGTgcacttagaaaaaaaaatatatttatcctCAAAATTTATAGCTGGAGAGAGTCTGTACGTCGGTATGCTTGTCAATCGAAGCTACTGTACCTTGAAAGATTTATTTGTATGGCTTATCTCTGTTTTTTCTGGTAGTGAGTAGCGACACTTGGGATGAGGGATCAGATCTTGTTGGGTTTGTAATACATTCATTATCTTTACTCTTTCAAAGGTGGCTTAGACTTTAATTAAGAAATCTTTGAGATACTGTTGGCCTGTCTCCGATCGAAATTCCTTCCCATACTGATTTGTTAAGACTTGGGGGTTCAAAAGCTTCGGAGAGAGATGATCATGATTCACTGggacattaaaaaatataaattaataagaaagagaaaagggtgcttgatttaattgcttttagaTAGTTCATATTTGACATCAAGGGAACCCCAACTTAATTTGTTCATAAAATTACGAGGAAATGTCCAAATTTACCTCTGCATCATGAATGTTATGAGGTTTTAAATCACTTCAACTATAAACTTTGATTGCCTATGCGTAATCACAATTTGCATGCTCGTATAGACCCAGTTTGTGGTATTGCGAACCTGCTGGATTATTAAACACCCTGATTTAAAAGGCCTTGTTTGCTAAAGATAAGATCATGGTAACTAAAGAGGGCATTTTACTTTTTCATgttgaaaaaaacaaaaatttttaaaatccggaTCTAGAAAAACTTTTTTTCTAAATCAGGGTGAAAGCGGACTCTACCGCGATATGCGGTAagaaagaataatttaaaaaaaaattacattaccgcatttttcataatttaaaattggaactccgcattttaaaatttaatttttatttaattaattattatattatattatattaatttaatttatttaattatatattaaatttatatgaatataattataaaaattatattaatattattataaatattaattatattattttatttataatataacattatattttcatatttatcattttattttattatttttattattataaaatttttaaaaaattatataactaaCAATACCTAAAAAAAATTTGgactttttactattttaaaatttaaaaaaaaaaaatttaaaagctgttattgtttcaaaaattaaatatttataaattaattgtaataaaaacaataaaataaaataataaatattaatgatataatgttatattataaataaattaaaataatttataaataaaataattaatatttataataatattaatataattttgtaactatatttatataaatttaatatataattaataaaataaatattatattattttataaataatttaaaataattaatattaatatatcttttataattatatttatataaatttaatatataattaaattaataaaatataatataattaattaaataaaaattaaattttaaaatacagaataataaatataaaaaatataatgttatattataaacccgttaaaaaaaagtaatattataaataaattaaaataattaatatttataataatagtaatataattttataactatttatataaatttaatatataattaataaaataaatataatattatattataaataatttaaaataattaatattaatattaatataatttttataattatatttatttaaatttaatatataattaataaaataaatataatattatattataaataatttcaaataattaatatttataataatattaatataatttttataattatattcatataaatttaatatataattaaataaattaaattaataaaatataatataataattaattaaataaaaattaaattttaaaatttggaaTTCCGCATTTTAAATTGTGCCAGTACATTACCGCACTGCACTTGTAAAAgtgcttttttttaaattattatttcttaatGCATTCTACGATAAGTTTTATAGCACATTTAAAGTCGGTAGAGTCGGCTTTTACcttggaaaattttttttttctagacccagattttagatttttttttttttttcaacatgAAAAGGTAAAAAGCCCAACTAAAGATGATGTTTACACCTCTGGGGATTAAAAAAGGGCAAAAGGTCTCCCTTGACCTATAAGAAAATGGTGGATTTACCATACTTCCCCTGCATCCAAGACAACCGAATCTGATCACCTTCCAAAGATATAAATGTCTCTCTCAAGCTAGGCTCCTCAAACAGGTCCAAAGCTGCAAAGTACAGCTGTTGATCAATGTCTCCCATTTCATCCAGTGCTCTAATGCAACTAGTTATGGTAAATCTTTCATTATTTTGCTTTAGAGCAGCCTTTCTCCACCTTGAAGCAGCCACCATATCAAACAAGGCCTCTGCCATAGCTTCAATTATttcttgatctttcttattcTGATCAGAAGGCTGTGTCCCAGAAGGCcattttctctttttgtttGATATATTCTTAATCATCTTATCTGCTGGCAAGGAATTTCCTTGCACTGGCCTTGATGAAGATGGATTTTCAGGATGAGAGGACTCCCCAACAGGATTTGAACTTAAGCCTGCACCATCATTTCCAATCCTTCAAAATGACTTGATTGTGATATTTTCCATCAGCTGATGTGTCTGTAAATATTGTGCATAATTGCTCATATATGGGACAGTCCTTGACTTTAACCGTCTCATGCCTAGCTTGTGCCTGTAAGTGCAGACTATCAGAATACATAGTAATAAGGTCAATAAAGAATAAAATGTAAGCTTCAGTAGAAAAGAgtgaaaaaaaaagggaaaaagaagaaCAAACCCCGATGTCTTCCCACAGGTCAAATCCAATGCAGCAAGAATCATCCATAGCAAAATCATTTTGAACAAAAGCTGACTTCAAATTATGGAAGCGTGTCCGCAGTACATCTAGGTGTTTTCTCAATTGATTCTTATTGAAATTTAGATCTGTCTGCATATTGAACTCATCACGTATGTGATTCCAAGTTTTCTTGTCAAAAACATTATTTGGTCTATTTCCAATTTGAATGTGTGTCCATCTTGTTCTTAATCGTTCATGCTTCTGTTGATTACCAGTTTCACTATCCATCTACAACAGAGTGctgagttatatatatatatatatatattggaaataaaaaaatattttgtggtTTCATCGGTTTTTCACTTCGTGTGGTTCAATTTTATGTTAAAGTAGTATCTCATGGTATcgtattttttataaacaacAATTTCTAGACTccaaattaatatgaaaatgaCAGCAAAGTGTATTGGGCAAATAATGTAATAGTATTTGATACAGTTTCAAATGTTACTGGGTTTATGCCTCAGAACCTCTAGTATCATAGGAATAAGGAAATCAACAGCATatgataattataatttatcccAACAAAAATGACATGCTTATGATATCTTCAATCTTACCATAATCATTTATATTATGGAGCTTTCTGAATGTAATTTCACA
The sequence above is a segment of the Manihot esculenta cultivar AM560-2 chromosome 5, M.esculenta_v8, whole genome shotgun sequence genome. Coding sequences within it:
- the LOC110616237 gene encoding probable diphthine methyl ester synthase; translation: MLYIIGLGLGDEKDITLRGLEAVKKCEKVYMEAYTSLLSFGLSTDGLSTLENLYGKPITFADREMVEEKADDILSSARTSDVAFLVVGDPFGATTHTDLVVRAKELGIDFKVVHNASVMNAVGICGLQLYRYGETVSIPFFTDTWRPDSFYEKIKRNRELGLHTLCLLDIRVKEPSWESLSRGRKKYEPPRYMTINTAIEQLLEIEERRGESAYNEDTRCVGFARLGSEDQMIVTGTMKQLLAVDFGAPLHCLVIVGKTHPLEEEMLDVYKLEGGSPHQKDDGSV